The Antricoccus suffuscus sequence CGTGCTCACTCGGCGTCGCCTTCCGTCGGGTTCGATTTGCTTATTGTGGATTTGTCTACTAGCGGGAGGTACGCCGTAGCGACGTCGCCGATTTGGAGCATCGAGGCCAGCCGCGCCGCGGGCGTTTCCCCTTCGGCGGCGATCGTACTTAGACCCACGCCGCGCGCGGCTGCCATATCAGTGATGGCGGTCCTGGGACCGACATCGCCGCTCTCGCTGAAAAGTACGACCCGGAGCGGGCGACTCGGGCGACCGCCTCCGGAATCGTCGTACGGATCAAAGAAAATGTCGTCGGCAGCTCGGACGTAGGGCCCCTCGAGCGCAGCGCGCATTCGAGACAGTCCGGCCGGCAGTCCTACGTGCGCGACCGGAATCCCCATCGTGGCAAGCATTCTTGCAGCGAACCGGTAGGCAGCCGCGGCCGCGAGCGGTGAGTCACTCAGGGCAAGTGGCGTCGCGTCGAGACACTCGAGCGCTAGCGCTTTTGCCGGATTGCGGTCTGCGGGTGAGCGTGGTCCGACCAGCTCCGACGCGCCATCCAGCGCATCGGCCAGGTCCGAGAGAGTCGCCAATTCATCCGATTGGTCCGACCGGCCAGAATCGCGCAGTCGCTCACTGACCGCTAGCCCGGTGGCGATATGACCCCAGATCGTGTTGCCGGGCTCGGCCAGCGGTAGGACGAGAGCGTTGCGATCACCGGCACAGAGTACGTCAAGAGGAGAACCCGCGACAGTGGAGACGACGAGTGTGCTTCCCCGCTGCAGGGCGACTTTTGCGGCCCGGATGCTGGAGTCGTCCGAGCCAGTGTCACTCAACACCAGCACCATGTCGGCGATCCCTAGCCATGGCGTGCGGTCGTCAAGTGTCTGCCGGACCAAAGCCGGTGCAGCGATCGTCTCGCCGGCGAGCGCGGCGACGGCCTTCGCCGCGTCCTTGGCGCCGTACCCAGCGAAAACCACGAAGTAGCGGACCGGAGGCAGGACCATCGCGAGGCGACCCGACTCCCGAAGCGCCGTCGCGGTGCGGCGTACTACAGAGCCGGCGTACGCCGTGTCCATCAACTGGCCGGCCCGGTCACGCTCGACAAGCCCGTCTGTGTCGTCGATCAGCGAATCAGGCCCCAAGTCGTCCGGGCCGAGGCCCGCAGATCCCGCCCACGTCACCGCAGGTCCCCTGTCAGCTGGGCCGGAGAGCTTCATCAAGCAACAGCACTGGAATGCCGTCGCGGATCGGGAAGATCAACTCGCATTCGATGCATTGCAGCGCACGACCGTCGAGTCCACTCACGGTGCCCTCGGCTACCTCCCGCAGCGGTGCGTGATGTGCGTCCGGGCAGGCAAGTAGTTTGAGTAGTTCGGCATCAACGGTCATGGCCAGGATTCTACCCGCCGCGGATGATGCTCAACACGTGATCGCGGACCTCTTCCATGCGTTCGCGGCTGGCTGCCTCGACATTGAGCCGCAGCAACGGTTCGGTGTTGGAGGCGCGCACGTTGAACCAGACTCCATCGGCAAACGTGACGGTAATTCCATCGAACAGTTCGTACGTCGCATCGCCCTGCGCGTCGGCGTACCGCGTGACCGCCGCGACGCGGCCGGGCAGATCGTCGACGGTCGAGTTGATCTCGCCGCTGGCGATATACCGGTCGTACGGCGCCACGACCTCGGACAGCGATCCCGATCGACGACCCAGCTCGGCGAGCACGTGCAGCGCGGCGAGCATCCCGGTGTCGGCGTTCCAGAATTCCTGAAAATAGTAGTGCGCAGAGTGTTCGCCGCCGAAGATCGCATGATGCTGCGCCATAAGCGCTTTCATGTTGGAGTGACCGACCTTGCCGCGGACCGGCAGACCGCCGCATTCGCGGACGACCTCCTCGACCGCGCGGGAGGTGATGGCGTTGTAGACGACGGCGCCGCCCGGGTGCTTTTCGAGCTCGCGAGCGGCGATCATCGTGGTAATGGCCGATGGCGAGACGGCTCCGCCGCGCTCGTCGACGACGAAGCAGCGATCCGCATCTCCATCGAACGCGAGGCCGAGGTCGGCGCCCTGCTGCACGACTTCGGCTTGCAGGTCTACGAGGTTGTCGGGGTTGAGTGGATCGGCCGGATGGTTAGGAAACGTCCCGTCCAGCTCGAAGTACATCGGCACGACCTCGATATTGGTGCCAGCGAAAACCGCCGGCACCGTGTGCCCGGCCATCCCGTTGCCGGCGTCCACCACGACCTTGAGCGGTCGGGTGTGCTCCAAGCTGACAAGGGTGCGCAGATGGCGGACATAAGCCTCGAGGGTGTCGAGCTCGGCTCGGGTGCCGGGCCGGGACGCGGCCGGGAGGCCCTGTTCGGCGAGGTCGCGTACGTCGGACAGTCCCGTGTCGAGACCCACCGGAGCGGCCTTGGCGAGGCAGAACTTCAGACCGTTGTACGCCGCGGGGTTGTGGCTCGCGGTGACCATGATGCCGGGCTTGTCCTGCCAGCCGGCGGCGAAGTAGAGCTGGTCAGTTGCGCTGAGTCCGGTGACGATCGCGTCGCTGCCCTGTTCGGTGATGCCCGCGGCGAGCGCCTCGATGACATCGGGAGTGGTGGGGCGCATGTCGCCGGCAATGAGTACCGACGTACCGCGGCCGTTGTCGGCCAGCCATCGTGCGTACGCCGCGCCAATTCGCTTGGCAGCAGCCGCGTCGAAGTCGCCCGGATAGAGCCCGCGCACGTCGTACGCTTTGAAAATTCTAGAGAGGTCCACCCGGCAATCTTGTCAGGCCGACACCGATGCTGACCCTAGGAGGTAGGCGGCACGACGCGCAGGTGACCGCGGCGCCCCTTGCTGGTCGGGATTGTCCGCTGGCGCGGCGACGTATCGGGCAGCATCGGCTGTGGCCGCGCCGCCTCCCGCACCGCATCGGCCAGCGCGAGCAAGTCGTCCGACGACGGACCGGAGTCCACAAAGTCGCCCTCGCTGCGCAGCACTTCCCAGCCAATCGGCACGGTGAGCCGGCTGGCGTGGTCCTCGCACAAGTCGTAACTATGCGGCTCGGAGTATGTCGCGAGTGGCCCCACAACGGCGGTCGACTCGGCGTACACGTAGGTCAATGTCGCGACGGCACCCTTGACGCACGCGGGGCGACTACATCTACGGACCGGTTTCACGTCGATCAGCGTATCTCCGACTCCCGGGCGAGCGCGGTAAGCCGCGACGCGAGTTGCCGGTGTGTCGCAAGTGGAGGTCGAACCACTCGATCTACAGTGCAGTGGTGAGTTCATCGAGGGGCCCGCGTAGTTACCCCGCGCGGCGTGATCGGCGTGGCCGCGGCGTGCGCGGCTCGCTGCTGCCACCGGGCCTGCCACTGTCCCGGTCCCGCGCCGAGGCATTTGACGACATCGTGCTCGACGCGGTCGAGAGCCTCGAGCCTCGCTGGGGCGACGTGCTTGAGCACGTTGAGTTCGCCGTAGAAGACGTGCCTACTGTCGAGCACTCCACGCCGGACGATGTCATCCACATGCCCAACGTGGTCGAGGACTCAACGGTGCCCCTGTCGAGGCTGATTCCGGGTGGCGTGGTCGGCGACGGGCAGACGCTCCCGCCGCGGATCGTGATCTACCGCCGGCCGCTCGAGGTGCGCGGACAGTCACAGGTCGACCTGGTGGCGCTGGTCCACGACATCGTCGTCGAACAGGTCGCAAGCTTGCTCGGCAAGGACCCCGATGAGATCGAAGACATTGATGGCGACTAAACCATCGCAGGTGGCTGGCTCAGTCCTGAAGCAGCCCGGTTGAGGTAGCTAAGAGGCGTTGCGGCGTGCGGTCTTGAGCCGACGACGCTCCCGCTCGGACAGGCCGCCCCAAATGCCAAAACGCTCATCGTGGCCAAGCGCGTACTCAAGGCACTCGTCCTTAACTTCGCAGCCGACGCAGATTTTCTTCGCTTCGCGGGTGGAGCCGCCTTTTTCCGGGAAGAACGCTTCTGGATCGGTCTGAGCGCACAGTGCGCGCTCCTGCCAATCCTGTTCGTCGCCTTCGTCGGCGTCCCAAAACTCGTGGGTAAAAGCCTGCGGTTCGGTCACAGTCAAAGCCCCTTCCATTCTCGACTCGGCTCGCTCGTGAACCTGCTCTGCGCGGTAGCGCTATGCATTGTTGTCACGTGGTCT is a genomic window containing:
- a CDS encoding SIS domain-containing protein; the protein is MTWAGSAGLGPDDLGPDSLIDDTDGLVERDRAGQLMDTAYAGSVVRRTATALRESGRLAMVLPPVRYFVVFAGYGAKDAAKAVAALAGETIAAPALVRQTLDDRTPWLGIADMVLVLSDTGSDDSSIRAAKVALQRGSTLVVSTVAGSPLDVLCAGDRNALVLPLAEPGNTIWGHIATGLAVSERLRDSGRSDQSDELATLSDLADALDGASELVGPRSPADRNPAKALALECLDATPLALSDSPLAAAAAYRFAARMLATMGIPVAHVGLPAGLSRMRAALEGPYVRAADDIFFDPYDDSGGGRPSRPLRVVLFSESGDVGPRTAITDMAAARGVGLSTIAAEGETPAARLASMLQIGDVATAYLPLVDKSTISKSNPTEGDAE
- a CDS encoding Trm112 family protein — translated: MTVDAELLKLLACPDAHHAPLREVAEGTVSGLDGRALQCIECELIFPIRDGIPVLLLDEALRPS
- a CDS encoding phosphomannomutase/phosphoglucomutase; this encodes MDLSRIFKAYDVRGLYPGDFDAAAAKRIGAAYARWLADNGRGTSVLIAGDMRPTTPDVIEALAAGITEQGSDAIVTGLSATDQLYFAAGWQDKPGIMVTASHNPAAYNGLKFCLAKAAPVGLDTGLSDVRDLAEQGLPAASRPGTRAELDTLEAYVRHLRTLVSLEHTRPLKVVVDAGNGMAGHTVPAVFAGTNIEVVPMYFELDGTFPNHPADPLNPDNLVDLQAEVVQQGADLGLAFDGDADRCFVVDERGGAVSPSAITTMIAARELEKHPGGAVVYNAITSRAVEEVVRECGGLPVRGKVGHSNMKALMAQHHAIFGGEHSAHYYFQEFWNADTGMLAALHVLAELGRRSGSLSEVVAPYDRYIASGEINSTVDDLPGRVAAVTRYADAQGDATYELFDGITVTFADGVWFNVRASNTEPLLRLNVEAASRERMEEVRDHVLSIIRGG
- a CDS encoding DUF3499 domain-containing protein; the encoded protein is MKPVRRCSRPACVKGAVATLTYVYAESTAVVGPLATYSEPHSYDLCEDHASRLTVPIGWEVLRSEGDFVDSGPSSDDLLALADAVREAARPQPMLPDTSPRQRTIPTSKGRRGHLRVVPPTS
- a CDS encoding metallopeptidase family protein, with product MSSSRGPRSYPARRDRRGRGVRGSLLPPGLPLSRSRAEAFDDIVLDAVESLEPRWGDVLEHVEFAVEDVPTVEHSTPDDVIHMPNVVEDSTVPLSRLIPGGVVGDGQTLPPRIVIYRRPLEVRGQSQVDLVALVHDIVVEQVASLLGKDPDEIEDIDGD
- a CDS encoding WhiB family transcriptional regulator yields the protein MTEPQAFTHEFWDADEGDEQDWQERALCAQTDPEAFFPEKGGSTREAKKICVGCEVKDECLEYALGHDERFGIWGGLSERERRRLKTARRNAS